From Euzebyales bacterium, the proteins below share one genomic window:
- the surE gene encoding 5'/3'-nucleotidase SurE has protein sequence MRHLLLTNDDGVDSPALPPFARALQQLADITVVVPDRQRSWIAKAISRSRDISTTTTEREGIPITACSGYPADATQLGVHVVCDPPPDVVISGINLGLNHGTAFILSSGTVGAAVEGWISGLPAIAFSTGVDGEHYASWRRHAGSPAAADQWAALAATSAQILRELWDARVWDEADVVTVNMPFDATPDTPRRMTSIARVRYGGLFDTVGPDRYRHTFVDVTEPDTLDGTDVGAFRDGVVSITPVRMPEAVELTPELRARLERPGGPT, from the coding sequence ATGCGCCACCTGCTGCTGACCAACGACGACGGTGTCGACTCACCCGCCCTCCCGCCGTTCGCGCGCGCGTTGCAGCAACTCGCTGACATCACCGTGGTCGTGCCGGACCGGCAGCGGTCGTGGATCGCCAAGGCGATCTCCCGCAGCCGGGACATCAGCACGACCACGACCGAGCGGGAGGGCATCCCGATCACCGCCTGCAGCGGCTACCCGGCCGACGCCACACAGCTCGGCGTCCACGTCGTGTGCGATCCGCCGCCGGACGTCGTGATCTCCGGCATCAACCTCGGGTTGAACCACGGCACCGCATTCATCCTGTCGTCGGGCACCGTCGGCGCGGCCGTCGAGGGCTGGATCAGCGGGCTGCCGGCGATCGCCTTCTCGACCGGCGTCGACGGTGAGCACTACGCCTCCTGGCGCAGGCACGCGGGGTCCCCGGCGGCGGCCGATCAGTGGGCGGCGTTGGCGGCGACCTCCGCTCAGATCCTGCGCGAGCTGTGGGACGCCCGCGTGTGGGACGAGGCGGACGTCGTCACGGTCAACATGCCGTTCGATGCCACGCCCGACACGCCGCGGCGCATGACGAGCATCGCCCGGGTGCGCTACGGCGGCCTGTTCGACACCGTCGGTCCGGACCGCTACCGGCACACCTTCGTCGACGTCACCGAGCCCGACACCCTCGACGGCACCGACGTGGGTGCCTTCAGGGACGGTGTTGTGTCGATCACGCCGGTCCGCATGCCCGAGGCGGTCGAGCTCACCCCCGAGCTGCGTGCCCGCCTCGAGCGGCCCGGTGGTCCGACCTGA